gttTAAGTAGGCCAACTGGATAGGGATACAGTTTATTACCAAGGATCAGAGGAAATTAACAGGTACATATAGGGATTGAATCCATGACATCTGTTTTCTTTAGGATATCTCAATAGCCAGTGTTACTACAGATGTTCACAGTAATAAAGATATCactatggataaagaaaaatggtTTAGGACAGTGCGAGGCAAAAACCTTCAGTTCAAACTGAGTGTTCCCAAGTCAAACTATTTCTGAATTCAAAACCAGTATTCAGAATTTCTAGTGCATGttaatttatatatgaaaatggTAGAAGTTATTTACTAATACAGCACTTGCTGGTAAACGTGTTAACACCTTAGATGCTATGTGGTAACCTTGGTCAATTCATCAAACCTCTCTAAAACttgataatttatataatatgtaaagcCACCCCTCAGAGATGGTTACATTAGGGAAGAGAACACCTCAAATggcacttaaaaaaattcaagatgatGGTTAATGGATTCCCTGGCAATTCACACCTCTCCATAGGGAGAACCTAAGAGTACACAAATAAATCAGCATTTCAAACTATCAAAGATACAAAAGAGCCACAAACTTACCTTACGAATTGATCTCGTCCACCCACTGCAAACTGGTGGGTATTGGCAGGATTCACATAGATTGTATACAGCCCCaccttcttctctttttcttttgtcaccaCCAGTTTCCTTAAGTAGAAGAACATACAAAGTTATATTCTCCAAAAGATCCAGATAGTCATGGCAAGTGACAGCCAAGAGAGTAATATAGACATGGCTAATAAGAAACCAAAGAGATTctcatttggaaagaaaaaaaaagctttttggttttttgtttattttgaatgttGGCACAAGAAAAGCATATACATTTACTATATGCCACTTTGGGTATTGGGAAAAACAAATGTAGTAAAGTCATTTTCTAGCATTCCTTAAAAAGCATAAGCTAAAGGTATATCTATGTGCTATTCCTTAGGAAGCTTCAGTTTAGCTGCAGTCCAACACAATAACAATCAGTCATTAAACAGGCAATACTACCCATACATCTTCCCAATCACCTGGAAACAAAGAGGGGGTGGAGGAAGAATCACAGAAAAAGTGGGCTAAAAAAAGACCTTAAGGTAAAAAAGACCTTCAGAGTCAGAGTCTATCTTCCAAATTCCAGAAAAATATCTTCCGATAGCTAAAGGTCAGAGTCTATCTTCcaaattccagaaaaaatatcacttaaaaCCCAGTTGTAAAAATGAACAATGAACTGAggagggtgaggcaagaggatctcttgaggctaggagttcaagaccagcctgggcaacatagcaagacccccatctctaaaaaaataaaaaaaaaaaaactaactggGCACGCTAAtgtgtgtctgtagtctcagctacttgggaggctgaggcaggaggatcatttgagcccaagagcctgagaccagcctgggcaatatagtgagatactgactcaaaaaaacaaaaccaaaaaaaaaaagtatactgaaaaataacaaggcatagttttcttttcttctttttttgagacaagtcttgCTCTattcacccaggctagagtcccatgacatcagcctagccagcaacctcaaactcctgagcttaagcaatcctcctgcctcagcctctagagtggctgggactacagatgcgtgccaccatacctggctaattttttctatttttagaacagacagggttttgctcttgctcaggctggtcttaagctcctgacctcaagtgatcctcccacctcagcctcccaaaatgctaagattgcaggtgtgagccactgcgcccagcccacagTTTTCTAACATAGGGTCAACCCAAAGGAAAACAGCATTCTTCCCTTATCTGAAGCAAATTAGGAAAGGGGATTCTTATAAGAGCATTTCTAAATTATTCTCATTGTAACACAAGACAGGTGATCCTCAGGAGGGCATGAGGTCCTGAGGAAACATTagaaaactgtacaaaagcaatttatgtaaccaaaacatttgtatccccataatattctgaaataaaaaattttaaaaccctaGAAAACTTCAAGTTAGTCAGAAGAATCTGGCTAAACAAATATAATTTGTCCCAGCTTAAGGGcagtaatataaatattcttcccATATCTAAGTGTCCAACCAGTCTATGACATTGTGAAGATTAATaaatttataggaaaagaaagacTTCAAGAAACTACAGGAAGGGGCTTGgctttagattttgtttttaatcgtAACATTTTACTAGTTTCTGATGCCatggaaacaaaaacacacataatTATGACAGCAAGTTTCTTTGTAACGAAATGATTTTAGCATCCTCTCTGCATGGTCAAAGTCACTCCAGCCTAGACCTGCTCTAGGCAAAGTGGAgagattttctttgatttaaacTCTTTGCAGGTTTCCATTAAAAGAATACAGAGGTCACTGAAAATGTCACTAAATGAACCCACCCAACACCCCTCAAAAACACAAGGCAGAAAACGGGTCAAAATAACAGTTTCAGGAACAAAACTAGCTAAGCAGAGGCAGCATAATCTGCATTTTAGACAGGGAAAAGGAGTAGGAGGTGATGCTGCTCCTTTTCCAAGGGCCATCTCATTTCCTCAACAATTTGAATTTTCAGAAGGACAAGATCAGACAGATACAAAAGTTACCATGtagaagcaaaatgaagaaactaaggggTAGATTATGAAGTACTGGCTCCACTGTTACATAATCCTAACAAAGAGCTCCATTTTTCTATGCTTCAATATATTTCCCTAAAACATTTCTCTCTCCCAATGGATAAATGCAGAGTGCCTTGAGCTCTCCGGGAACATGCAGAGGtgctataaaaatgattaatcatGGCAATaaggagaaaaacattttcacattGGAGGAAACCATACAAAACAAATTCGCCAAATTTTGCCTTAAAATTAATGAGCAGGTATTGTCCCAGCAAAAAGGGAAAGATAATTACTGATTAGACCAAAGGATTCTTTTGAAGAATACCTCAAACTGGATTCCACTGCCTAAAGGAGTATCCCATTCACAGTTTCAAATCACACTTGTTTCCTAAGATGTTTCACCAGCTCACCAATTTCACCAGCTCCTAGAGACTCAGCtatcatatatatacaaaagaaaaattccccTATGCCAACCTTACACAAAAATGCCTCTGATATAAGCAGATGCTCAGGCATCagtttaatatataaagatgGGTTGGATTTTCTGGCTATGACTTTCACAATCTGCCCTCCACACCATTCCAGGCTGTAACACTATTTTTTCTATCCCTAACGCAAAAACTTTTTGAAGACTGTCTCTTATTCCTCAAATGTAGGATTTGGGCTTCCTTCTACTCGTAAGTTTCTCTCATGTTCCCccctttagtttctttttttttttttttttttttttttacatcacaTTCTGTGTTCATCCCCTTTAGTTTCTATACTGATGATTGCTTGTGTCCAGATCCATGGTCAACTCTCAGCCAGATTTTATGCCTGTATCATTTCATTCCAAATTCAATAATCTGCCAGAATCATTTGCTCTACTCATTCCTTTAACCAGATTCCCAATTCCTTGTGGCCTAACAGTAGTTTCCCTCTGAACCTGATCCACAGGGTAAGATCTCATTCTGATTCACAACTCTCTAACACAGCAGATCAAACAAACTCATTATCATTTCTTGCATTTTTGCTCTACCATGGGAACATTCCCTATGGAAAACCTACTAATGTTCCATTATCATCACAGAACCCCAGAActtcagaaatggaaataataaacatcATTCAGTTCAAGAGATTAAATGATTTTCTCAAAGCTATGTAACTGCAGAGCTAGTACTAGAAGGCAGACCCTTTGGCACttaggcttattttttttccagtataaGTCCATCATCTTCCAACCTTCATCTTCTTGATGGTTATATaaaataaaggtctaataacaatcAGCCTTCAGATTATGTTTCCtaaactaatttatattttactccTATGTAAATCACTGACATCCCTTACTCAACACTGGTACTGACCTCCAAGatttgttataataatttttgagACTCACAGGACAATCAATAAACTAGAGACCCATCAACCAGGTAGTGGTAAAATAAACTGTGTTACACCAATGACATGTATGCCATGGTTAAAAATGAAGTAAGCTTTCATGGTCTGACATAGAAAAGTCAGACAcatcataataagaaaaaagcaaattgaggaaacatacatatgtgtatgtttatatataaatgtaattgtcCCATTTATGGGAAAAAGTATATGGATATATTTAGgtacataaatgtatacaaaaggGACTTGAAAGGTGTTCCAAATTACTAATAACAGCAATAGCTAGAAATACAAGGAGTGGAGGTACAGGAGAGAACACTTAAATTTTGtctttatactttattatttgaATCTCttgatatgtatttatttattataagagcaataaaatgaaaaagggaatctaaaataagtataatacagggtatcccaaaagttgccatatgtagggaaaatgggaaattgtagctaaatgtacctttatttacaaaatactcattacaaaattttacaatattttccctttgtatggagacttttgggacaccctgtagtaGCTACAACTTAATTCCAGCCATCGTGTGGGACACTATACTGGGGCATctaatacgtgtgtgtgtgtgtgtgtgtacaaacacacacacaaacacacacacacacacacacacacacacacacaccccaacaatCATCACagaaagccaggcacagtgtggctcatgcctgtaaccccagcactttggttGGCTGAgctgagaggattgcttgagggcaggaattcagaccagcctgggcaacatagcaagacccatctctatacatgcacacacaaaaattgGGTGGGCAtagtggtgcctgtagtcctagctattcaggaagcttcagcaggagaattgcttgagcccaggaattcgaggttataGTGAACTACCACTGggctactgcattccagcctgggtgacagagcaagaccctgtcaagagaagagaaggagaaggggagggagaaggggggaggggagaggaaggggaggagaagggaaggggaaaagaaggggaaggaaaaggaaagggacaataaaaaaaaaaatcctcatagaAACCCCAGGGACTTGGGAGGATATTATGTCCAGAGTAAGACTGAAGACACTGAGATGTGGAAGGTTATATAAGTCATAAATAGTAAGTGCCTGAGTTGAGATTTGATCTAGGTCTTTCTGGATCCAAACaagatgttattattttttcttatttcagcatattatgggggtacaaatgttaaggttatgtatattgcccatccccccaaACAAGATGTTATGTTCTATGACATCACACAGGTAAGAAGGGATACAATTTACCCATGAGTCTCAAATTCATGTACAAATGAGCAGCGATATGACAGAACTCTACTGTAGCTACCAATATTTTTGTTCAAGATTTATCgtttaattttctgtatgtttttacatataattaaaaactttatagGAGGATCGTATCTCTAAACTAGTATGTGGAATAATATGCTTTGTGTTAAGTTGAATGGCACCCAAGTGAATGGAGAACAGAAGATTATCAAGTTATGAAAGGCCACATATAATAAGATAACTAAATTTTGTTTGAGAAATGAAGGTAGTAGACTGAATAGGTATTTGACTCCTAAGAAACAGAGGAAGTAAGGAATTTCCCTAAACCTTAAATTATCGCTTTATCATCTGCACAATGCTACTGTTCTAATGGACCAGAGAGTTGGACATTACCAGGATACATGGAATATCTTCAAGGCCAAAGGATACAGTTTTGTAAAGATGTTACTGCTATACTTACGAAGCTGGGCGGTCTTGTCTCAAGTCTATGGTGAAGACAACTGCATCTTCACCTGCAGATAGGAACGTACAGGGAGAGTCTGGTTCCAGGgccaactgaaagagaaaaagagaaaagataaggcTTTTAAAGATTAGAATTAGAGGTCACTTGGTTCATTCTTTTTAACTTCAAGAAGGgctgcatttaaaatgttttaggaagggctgggtgcagtggctcatgcctgtaatcctagcactctgaaagaccaaggtgggaggactgcttgagctcagaagtttgagacagcctgaacaagagtgagatcctatctctactaaaaacagaaaaattagccaggcgtcatggtgtatgcctatagtcccagctacttgaaaggctaacgcaggaggattgcttgagcccaggaatctgaggttgctgtgagctacaatgacaccactgcactttacccaggcgaaagagtgagactctgtctcaaaaaaaaaaaaaaaatctcaggaagAAAAATGTCTACTTTTGTTATAACATCCTAGGAAAGGAGATAATTTAAGCCCACTCACAGTTGTTCTGTGTGAATTATTTACAGCTTGTTTATTCTATACAAGTTAAAGGGACAGGTGATTTGCTATTTCAACTAAGTCCCCAAGGGATATGAATAGAAATGCCAAGGAAAAACACCAATCATTAGAGTTCATTCTCAAATAAAATCAGTTCTATACCCCAGGTACAGAGTAAAATGGTGCCCAAGTTTCATTCCCTACATCTGAGTCCCAAAAACCAGTTATCTTGTGAGCTGGGAGTAGGCTTAAGAATCAAAGAAATAGGTAATTTTCACATTTCCCAAACCATCTGGGCTAGAAAGGATACTCGAGGTCCACCTACATATTtgcttagggtttttttttttttttttttgagacagagtctcactttgttgtccaggctagagtgagtgccgtggcgtcagcctagctcacagcaacctcaaactcctgggctcgagtgatccttctgcctcagcctcccgagtagctgggactacaggcatgcgccactatgcccggctaattttttttttatatatatatcagttggccaattaatttctttctgtttatagtagagacggggtctcgctcttgctcaggctggttttgaactcctgaccttgagcaatccgcccgcctcggcctcccaagagctaggattacaggcgtgagccacagcgcccggcctttgctTAGGGTTTTTAAGAAGAAAGTACTATCCTCTTTCCAGGTGTGGAAGAAAACGATGCCTACCCTGACCTGAGACAAGGCAGCTCTTAGCTCCTCGCTGGCTGCCACAACGACTATTTGGCCTATATTCTCAGCTCTAACTAGAGCTTCCAGAAATAGTGCTATTTGCGAGCAGGAAAGTTGATGCTCTCACACATGAGGAACCAACCACTAGCACCTTGgaactattaaaatattctaaaaacaatTAGAGTAAATTTAAGAGGTTTAGAGGATACAGGAGACCTCAAGGATCTGCAAACTAACCACAGCTCAGCTTAGGGGCCAAGTATAACCAACTGATCTGGGGATCAGTGCATGATCTGGGGATCTCTCAAATACTTGCCTTCCAAGAAGTTTAGGGTGGCTGTTTTTACTTCCTTAACTATATAAATCCTAGGACCAAAAGAAGTGAGACAGGTAACACAACAAAGGTGATGCAATGGGCAAAGATAAGACAAGACCTTGGCTAAGATCCACAGAGGATCTGGATTGCACAAAATTTGGAGCAAGTGCTTACTTACCTTATGGGATGCTCCCTTGTGCTGGGCCACACGTTTTGTATTCTTGCAACACTGTGTGGCAGATAGTTCTGCTACCCGAACTTGCCCATCACGGGCACACATAGCCAGAGTAGAATCGCCACTATTAGGAAGGAACTTGGCCTGAGGtgttaagaatgagaaaaaggacacacaaaagaaatggaagaggtGAATTTGAGAGGTAAAAATGCACTGACCCCAATTTACCACCTTTTCTCACATGACAGCTGGAAACTTAGCTTTCCTATTCTTGTACAGCTTGCTAAGCCCAACTTCTTCCAGTAGttaaaggaaagggagagaaaaaaaacttcCTCTGATGTAAGAGAGCATTTTGGTTGGCTCTGGAAGGTTGAACTGGTATATGATAAGTGCTCAGGTGAACTAGAGCTATACCTAGtagaggaaaaaagcaagcaataaaagaggaaaatctaCCTTGATGCAGAAAGCAAACAAATTTgtcataaataaaaaggaaactcaGGGGAAATTTgttggagaaggaaagagaacacaCTTAGGGATAAATGGCTAGTATCACTATAGTAGATGAagcaggagaaataaaatctccaCAGAATAGTTAACAATATGAGCTAATATTTAGCAAATGTTTAATAAGTACCAGCCATAGTTCTAACTGCATACTTTTATAactatttaatcctcataaccctatgtattagtcccattttacagacaaataaACTGAAGACAAAGGTAAAATAACTTatccaagatcacaaagctagtaagtgaAAGGGCcagtttgaacccaggcagttttTTGTTCAAGAGCCTGTGCTCTTATGCTATACTGCCTCCTACTAGTATACATTTAATACCTTCCTGATGAGTTCCAAGCATCCTACCTATAACAAGGCTTCCAGTGGTCCTTATTTATGCTCAAGGAAACAAACGGTCGCCATGGGGTCTTTCAGTGTACTGAAGTCATTATGGGAGCCACAGTAAGGGACAAGTCCTGATGTCTAATCCCTACAACTCACTTCCAGCTCCCATTCCAGGTAGCAGCTCAGATTTGTCTAACTCATGCCTGATTCTCTCAGTTACTATTACACTCCCCTGCCTCACCTGGAAGACATTACTTTTGTGGCCGCTCTCAAAGTCCAGTACTGGCTGCCGCCGCACCCAATCCCACACCACCACCTTCAGGTCATCACTGCCACTGGCCAGCCAGGTGCCGCGCTGGTTAAAGTGCAGGGTATTGACACAACCAGTATGGCCCTCAAGCCCATGCTGCAGGCGGAAACGCTGCACAAAGACTCTTGCCCCACAAGCCTCATATACAAAGCGGGCACTTGAACCCAGCTCACGCTCCCGAAGGGCAGGAAGGGCTTGCCAGCGAGGTCGGGGCAGGGCTGATGTTTCCGATGACACCCAGTCCTCTAGGGCCCGCTCATCATCTGATGAGTCCTGATCACGGTTGGCCCGCTTGCGTTGTACATGGCGCCGAGgctgctcttcttcctcctcctcctcctcttcctcttcctctgagcGGTCATGGACTCGGTTTTCATCATTGATGGAGTAATGGCCAGTGTCCTCCATGCTGTCCGAGTCCTTGTCTTCACCTGAGCTCTCTGTGTCTGTGCCTCGACTTTCTGTGCTGGTGCGGTTGGGGCCACCATCATCCCCGGTCAAGCTCAAACTCAGGTCTGAGGCCTCCACTTCAATGCCTGAGGATGTCTCCCTCCCCTCTTCAGCTCCAGACATCTCCTCTGGACTGCTAGACAGGCTTCCTGCATGTTAGTGAGGAACGGGTGGGTGAGAGGAAAAATAAGGAACTAGGAGAGCAAGCAAAAGGATTTTTCAGCTTAGTCTAAGAAATCATCACATCAAAAGACCAAGAAACAAACTTTGGTCAAAGAGTTTTCAATACAAATGCATATAAAGagtcccttcttttttttttattttttattattctttttttttttataactcagCTTACATCATACTTTGAAGGAGTACTTTCTGAGGGGAGATCATGTAAAGGACAAGAAACTGAAAAGATTAAGATCCAAACCACACACAaataaagatactttaaaaatgaatctcagccaggcgtggtggctcacgcctataatcctagcactctgggaggccaaggagggcagattgctcgaggtcaggagttcgaaaccagcctgagcaagagcgagatcccgtctctactataaatagaaataaattaattggccaactaatatatatagaaaaaaattagctgttcatggtggcgcatgcctgtagtcccagctacttgagaggctgaggcagtaggattgcttgagcccaggagtttgaggttgctgtgagctaggctgatgccacggcactcactctagcctgggcaacaaagtgagactctatctcaaaaaaataaaaaaaaagaccagcctgagcaagagtgagactaaaataaaaagaaattagctggacaactaaaaacatatagaaaaaattagctgggcacagtggcacatgcctgtagtcccagctacttggaaggctgaggcagaaggattgcttgagcccaggagtttgaggttactctGAGCCAGGCTTTCGCCaaagcactctagccggggtaacGGAACAAGactttgtgtcaaaaaaaaaaaaaaaaatgaagaatctcATGACAGTCTCAGATTATAATAAGTGTTCAAAGACAAAGCATTGGCGTATTGTATGAAATGTGCCTTATACAACACCTTAGGCTCTGTTCTGTTGGATGGGCATCCATTAGTCACAGCAAGTAGTTAaatagaatataagaaaaaagaatagccaTCTTCAGCAAGAGCTAGCA
This region of Microcebus murinus isolate Inina chromosome 2, M.murinus_Inina_mat1.0, whole genome shotgun sequence genomic DNA includes:
- the DCAF8 gene encoding DDB1- and CUL4-associated factor 8 isoform X2, coding for MSGAEEGRETSSGIEVEASDLSLSLTGDDGGPNRTSTESRGTDTESSGEDKDSDSMEDTGHYSINDENRVHDRSEEEEEEEEEEEEQPRRHVQRKRANRDQDSSDDERALEDWVSSETSALPRPRWQALPALRERELGSSARFVYEACGARVFVQRFRLQHGLEGHTGCVNTLHFNQRGTWLASGSDDLKVVVWDWVRRQPVLDFESGHKSNVFQAKFLPNSGDSTLAMCARDGQVRVAELSATQCCKNTKRVAQHKGASHKLALEPDSPCTFLSAGEDAVVFTIDLRQDRPASKLVVTKEKEKKVGLYTIYVNPANTHQFAVGGRDQFVRIYDQRKIDENENNGVLKKFCPHHLVNSESKANITCLVYSHDGTELLASYNDEDIYLFNSSHSDGAQYIKRYKGHRNNATVKGVNFYGPKSEFVVSGSDCGHIFLWEKSSCQIIQFMEGDKGGVVNCLEPHPHLPVLATSGLDHDVKIWAPTAEASTELTGLKDVIKKNKRERDEDSLHHTDLFDSHMLWFLMHHLRQRRHHRRWREPGVGATDADSDESPSSSDTSDEEEGPDRVQCMPS
- the DCAF8 gene encoding DDB1- and CUL4-associated factor 8 isoform X1 — translated: MSSKGSSTDGKTDLANGSLSSSPEEMSGAEEGRETSSGIEVEASDLSLSLTGDDGGPNRTSTESRGTDTESSGEDKDSDSMEDTGHYSINDENRVHDRSEEEEEEEEEEEEQPRRHVQRKRANRDQDSSDDERALEDWVSSETSALPRPRWQALPALRERELGSSARFVYEACGARVFVQRFRLQHGLEGHTGCVNTLHFNQRGTWLASGSDDLKVVVWDWVRRQPVLDFESGHKSNVFQAKFLPNSGDSTLAMCARDGQVRVAELSATQCCKNTKRVAQHKGASHKLALEPDSPCTFLSAGEDAVVFTIDLRQDRPASKLVVTKEKEKKVGLYTIYVNPANTHQFAVGGRDQFVRIYDQRKIDENENNGVLKKFCPHHLVNSESKANITCLVYSHDGTELLASYNDEDIYLFNSSHSDGAQYIKRYKGHRNNATVKGVNFYGPKSEFVVSGSDCGHIFLWEKSSCQIIQFMEGDKGGVVNCLEPHPHLPVLATSGLDHDVKIWAPTAEASTELTGLKDVIKKNKRERDEDSLHHTDLFDSHMLWFLMHHLRQRRHHRRWREPGVGATDADSDESPSSSDTSDEEEGPDRVQCMPS